A single Desulfobaculum xiamenense DNA region contains:
- a CDS encoding flagellin, producing MSLIINHNLMAMNAARNLAVSFGALAVSTRRLSSGLRVGLAADDAAGLAVRELMRADIASLNQGVRNANDAISLIQTADGALAVIDEKLIRMKELAEQAATGTYNSDQRLVIDSEYQAMASEITRIANATDFNGLALLNGNLSGTSHDGTGLQSTGKLKIHFGTANDSAEDYYYVQIDTATASALGLGTGAGATSEGYSVSTQSAAQNALEGINDAIVSKDNIRAKLGAIQNRLQNTISNLQIQSENLQAAESRISDVDVSTEMTEFVRNQILSQSAVAMLAQANALPRMALTLLGT from the coding sequence ATGTCACTTATCATCAACCATAACCTTATGGCCATGAACGCCGCACGAAATCTTGCAGTTTCGTTCGGCGCGCTGGCTGTGTCCACCCGGCGCCTGTCGTCCGGTCTGCGAGTGGGGCTCGCGGCCGATGACGCGGCAGGTCTGGCCGTCCGCGAGCTGATGCGCGCGGACATCGCGTCGCTCAACCAGGGCGTGCGTAACGCCAACGACGCGATTTCACTCATCCAGACGGCCGACGGCGCACTCGCGGTCATTGACGAGAAGCTCATCCGCATGAAGGAGCTTGCGGAGCAGGCGGCGACTGGTACCTACAATTCGGACCAGCGCCTCGTCATCGATTCGGAGTATCAGGCCATGGCCTCGGAGATCACCCGTATCGCGAACGCCACGGACTTCAACGGCCTCGCGCTGTTGAATGGAAATCTTTCTGGAACCTCTCACGACGGGACAGGTCTTCAATCCACTGGCAAGTTGAAGATTCATTTCGGCACCGCGAATGACAGTGCCGAGGACTACTACTACGTCCAGATCGATACGGCGACGGCTTCGGCCCTTGGGCTTGGCACCGGTGCCGGCGCGACGAGCGAAGGCTACAGCGTGTCCACCCAGTCCGCGGCACAGAACGCGCTGGAGGGCATCAACGACGCCATCGTGTCCAAGGACAACATCCGCGCCAAGCTCGGCGCCATCCAGAATCGGTTGCAGAACACCATCTCCAACCTACAGATCCAGTCAGAGAACTTGCAGGCTGCGGAATCGCGAATCTCGGACGTGGACGTCTCCACCGAAATGACGGAGTTCGTGCGTAACCAGATTCTTTCGCAGTCCGCAGTGGCCATGCTGGCACAGGCAAACGCCCTGCCGCGTATGGCGCTGACCCTGCTCGGAACATAG